A window of Sphingobium herbicidovorans contains these coding sequences:
- a CDS encoding entericidin A/B family lipoprotein, with protein MRPTIALMITGLLLTTLAACNTVKGVGRDIESVGRAGERAM; from the coding sequence ATGCGTCCAACCATTGCCCTTATGATTACTGGCTTGCTTCTCACCACATTGGCCGCGTGCAACACCGTGAAGGGCGTTGGCCGAGATATTGAATCGGTTGGCCGGGCCGGCGAGAGGGCGATGTAA
- a CDS encoding S9 family peptidase, translated as MSSFLKGSAAIGALLASAADPAAAQQKLTLERVFASPDLSGPQPRALKLSPDGKLVTLLKPRVDEKERLDLWAIDSSTGAERMLVDSKKTGSGAELSETEKMQRERDRSVAGNTGIVSYDWAPDGKNILVPIDGDLYLAALDGGVTRLTNTPDGELNGGVSPRGGFVSFVRGGNLFVQPIGGEERQVTQGASETVSWGVAEFVAQEEMDRRTGYWWSPDDRLIAVAKIDEEPVGIVTRTAIGGEGTKVYQQRYPAAGTPNALVELYVMKPDGSGQVKVDLGPERDIYLARVNWSKDSAVLYVQRQSRDQKTLDLLAVDPTTGKAKIVLTEKAKSWVNLSNNFTPLGDGSFLWWSERSGHGHLYHVRGGKWTALTSGPWEVRDVVAVDEKQGIVYFTGNRETPLEQQLYAAPLSAKGALRQLTSDGWWNDAVMDGAATRLVISRSNVDQPKQVYLADHQGQRLQWLSENVLAGDHPYAPYRASHVKTTFGTIKAADGTTLHTRILTPPLEPGKRYPVFMLHYGGPGGGRVVTNQWNSPLYQYLVQQGWIVFAVDNRGTPDRGKAFEDHLYRAMGTVEVDDQLQGVEWLKAQAFVDPQRIATYGWSYGGYMSVKMLEKAPGVFSAAIAGAPVTRWELYDTHYTERYLGKPQDQPSAYPASGAVDEAVKIRDPLLLIHGMSDDNVVFDNSTTLMARMQAAAVPFEMMVYPGQTHRVGGPGISVHLWRTIEDFLARHGTAPQSPAR; from the coding sequence ATGTCCTCATTCCTTAAGGGCAGCGCGGCTATCGGCGCGCTGCTGGCGAGCGCCGCCGATCCGGCAGCCGCGCAGCAGAAACTGACGCTTGAGCGGGTCTTCGCCAGTCCAGACCTGTCCGGTCCTCAGCCGCGCGCGCTCAAGCTCTCGCCTGACGGCAAGCTGGTTACCCTGCTCAAGCCGCGCGTGGATGAAAAGGAGCGCCTGGACCTCTGGGCGATCGACAGTTCGACCGGAGCCGAACGAATGCTGGTCGATTCCAAAAAGACCGGCAGCGGAGCGGAGCTTTCCGAAACGGAGAAGATGCAGCGAGAGCGGGACCGCTCGGTTGCCGGGAATACGGGCATCGTCAGCTATGATTGGGCGCCCGATGGCAAAAACATTCTGGTGCCTATAGACGGGGATCTGTACCTCGCGGCGCTGGATGGCGGCGTCACTCGCCTGACGAATACGCCCGATGGGGAATTGAATGGAGGCGTCAGCCCCAGGGGCGGTTTCGTTTCCTTCGTGCGTGGCGGCAACCTGTTCGTTCAGCCGATCGGCGGCGAAGAGCGGCAAGTGACGCAGGGCGCCAGCGAAACGGTCAGCTGGGGCGTTGCCGAATTCGTCGCGCAGGAGGAAATGGATCGGCGCACCGGTTATTGGTGGTCGCCTGACGACCGGCTGATCGCGGTGGCGAAGATCGACGAGGAACCCGTTGGTATCGTAACCCGAACGGCGATCGGCGGCGAAGGCACGAAAGTCTATCAGCAGCGTTATCCCGCCGCCGGCACGCCCAATGCCCTCGTTGAGCTTTACGTGATGAAGCCTGACGGATCGGGTCAGGTGAAGGTCGATCTGGGGCCGGAACGAGATATCTACCTGGCGCGGGTCAACTGGTCGAAGGACAGCGCGGTTCTCTATGTTCAACGCCAGAGCCGGGATCAGAAGACGCTGGATTTGCTCGCAGTCGATCCCACGACCGGCAAAGCGAAGATTGTCCTGACCGAAAAGGCCAAAAGCTGGGTCAATCTGAGCAACAATTTCACGCCGCTTGGCGATGGCAGCTTCCTGTGGTGGTCGGAGCGCAGCGGTCACGGCCATCTCTATCATGTGCGTGGCGGTAAATGGACCGCTCTGACGAGCGGGCCCTGGGAAGTGCGCGACGTGGTTGCTGTCGATGAGAAGCAGGGCATCGTCTACTTCACCGGCAACCGCGAGACGCCGCTGGAGCAGCAACTTTATGCAGCGCCGCTGTCCGCCAAGGGCGCGCTTCGCCAGCTGACCAGCGATGGCTGGTGGAATGATGCGGTGATGGATGGCGCGGCGACGCGCCTCGTCATATCCCGCAGCAATGTGGATCAGCCAAAGCAGGTCTATCTTGCTGACCATCAAGGTCAGCGGTTGCAATGGCTGTCTGAAAATGTGCTGGCTGGCGACCATCCCTACGCGCCTTATCGTGCCTCTCATGTGAAAACGACGTTCGGCACGATCAAGGCCGCGGATGGAACCACCCTGCATACCCGCATCCTTACGCCACCACTTGAACCGGGTAAGCGTTACCCGGTATTCATGCTTCACTATGGGGGCCCCGGCGGCGGGCGGGTCGTGACAAACCAGTGGAATTCGCCGTTATATCAATATCTGGTCCAGCAGGGCTGGATCGTCTTTGCCGTCGATAATCGCGGTACGCCCGATCGGGGCAAAGCGTTCGAGGATCATCTCTATCGCGCGATGGGCACCGTAGAGGTGGATGATCAATTGCAGGGCGTCGAATGGTTAAAGGCCCAGGCATTCGTCGATCCGCAGAGGATCGCGACCTACGGCTGGTCCTATGGCGGTTATATGTCGGTGAAGATGCTGGAGAAGGCGCCCGGCGTCTTTTCCGCCGCAATCGCCGGCGCACCGGTGACGCGGTGGGAACTGTACGACACGCATTATACCGAACGCTATCTGGGTAAGCCACAGGACCAGCCAAGCGCCTACCCGGCATCCGGGGCCGTTGATGAAGCGGTGAAGATACGAGACCCGCTGTTGCTTATTCACGGAATGTCGGACGACAATGTCGTGTTCGACAATAGCACGACGTTGATGGCAAGGATGCAGGCGGCGGCCGTCCCATTCGAAATGATGGTCTATCCGGGGCAGACCCATCGGGTAGGCGGGCCGGGGATCAGCGTTCACCTGTGGCGCACGATCGAAGATTTTCTCGCCAGGCATGGGACGGCGCCCCAATCGCCTGCCAGATAG
- a CDS encoding aspartate-semialdehyde dehydrogenase: MGYKVVVVGATGNVGREMLTILAEREFPIDEIAAVASPRSQGLSVDFGDTGKTIKCQNIEHFDFTGWDIALFAAGSGPTAEYAPKAAAAGCVVIDNSSLYRMDPDVPLIVPEVNPDAIDGYKKKNIIANPNCSTAQMVVALKPLHDAAKIKRVVVATYQSVSGAGKAGMDELFEQSRNIFVGDPAEPKKFTKQIAFNVIPHIDVFLDDGSTKEEWKMVAETKKILDPKVKVTATCVRVPVFVGHSEALNIEFENEISAKEAQDILREAPGVMLVDKREDGGYVTPVECVGDYATFISRVREDSTVDNGLSLWCVSDNLRKGAALNAVQIAELLGRRHLKKG; the protein is encoded by the coding sequence ATGGGTTACAAGGTCGTCGTCGTCGGTGCCACGGGCAATGTGGGCCGCGAAATGTTGACCATTCTCGCCGAGCGCGAGTTTCCTATTGACGAGATCGCGGCGGTTGCATCGCCCCGGTCGCAGGGTCTGTCCGTCGATTTCGGCGACACTGGCAAGACCATCAAATGCCAGAATATCGAGCATTTCGATTTCACTGGATGGGACATCGCGCTGTTCGCTGCCGGCTCTGGTCCGACGGCTGAATATGCGCCCAAGGCGGCTGCGGCCGGCTGCGTGGTGATCGACAATTCGTCGCTTTACCGCATGGACCCCGATGTGCCCCTGATCGTGCCCGAAGTGAACCCGGACGCGATCGACGGCTATAAAAAGAAGAACATCATCGCGAACCCCAACTGCTCGACCGCGCAGATGGTGGTGGCGTTGAAGCCGCTGCACGATGCCGCGAAGATCAAGCGCGTGGTCGTCGCCACCTACCAGTCCGTGTCCGGCGCGGGCAAGGCTGGCATGGACGAACTGTTCGAGCAGTCACGCAACATCTTTGTCGGCGATCCGGCCGAACCCAAGAAGTTCACCAAGCAGATCGCTTTTAACGTGATCCCGCACATCGACGTATTTCTGGACGATGGTTCGACCAAGGAAGAGTGGAAGATGGTCGCGGAAACCAAGAAGATCCTCGATCCCAAGGTGAAGGTCACGGCGACCTGCGTTCGCGTGCCCGTGTTTGTCGGTCATTCCGAAGCGCTGAACATCGAGTTCGAGAACGAGATTTCGGCGAAGGAGGCTCAGGACATTCTGCGCGAAGCGCCGGGCGTTATGCTGGTCGATAAGCGCGAGGATGGCGGCTATGTCACCCCCGTCGAATGCGTCGGCGACTACGCTACTTTCATCAGCCGCGTTCGTGAGGACTCGACGGTCGATAATGGCCTCTCGCTCTGGTGCGTCAGCGATAACCTTCGCAAGGGTGCTGCGCTGAATGCCGTGCAGATCGCTGAACTGCTCGGCCGCCGTCACCTCAAGAAGGGCTGA
- a CDS encoding DUF2238 domain-containing protein produces MIAGAAAVWKSLPIAQRRMILLLIAAITAAQIDQPYPELAPLQHGPTLALALAAPWMLRRWPLTSGAVACIVAFLLLHTLGGRYIYSYVPYDDWARALTGHDLSGVFGWARNGYDRMVHFAFGLLLMFPLAQIAQRMGGMSFRWAMLFGFVVIGFVGALYEVFEWLLTLIAKGETADWYNGQQGDVWDPQKDLAAAQAGALIALLFLCLRGSRQAVVEAISDVADTPTE; encoded by the coding sequence ATGATCGCTGGCGCTGCTGCTGTCTGGAAAAGCCTTCCGATAGCGCAGCGCCGGATGATCCTGTTGCTGATCGCCGCCATTACCGCCGCGCAGATCGACCAACCCTATCCAGAACTCGCGCCGCTTCAGCATGGGCCGACGCTGGCCCTGGCGCTTGCTGCGCCCTGGATGCTTCGCCGCTGGCCGCTGACCAGCGGTGCGGTCGCCTGTATCGTCGCCTTCCTGCTGTTGCACACGCTGGGCGGCCGCTACATCTATTCATATGTCCCATATGATGACTGGGCGCGCGCGCTTACCGGTCACGATCTTTCTGGTGTATTTGGGTGGGCGCGCAACGGTTATGATCGCATGGTCCATTTTGCCTTTGGCCTGCTCTTGATGTTTCCGCTTGCACAGATCGCCCAGCGCATGGGCGGCATGTCGTTTCGCTGGGCCATGCTGTTCGGCTTTGTCGTGATCGGCTTCGTCGGCGCACTGTACGAAGTGTTCGAATGGCTGCTGACACTTATAGCGAAAGGGGAGACGGCCGACTGGTATAATGGACAGCAGGGCGATGTATGGGATCCCCAGAAGGACCTGGCCGCTGCGCAGGCGGGTGCCTTGATAGCGCTGCTATTTCTTTGCTTGCGCGGCTCTCGACAAGCTGTGGTGGAGGCCATATCGGACGTCGCCGACACGCCCACGGAGTAA
- a CDS encoding alpha/beta fold hydrolase, with product MTDLAMEKLEIKGLGGLPIAVHVAGQGRDLVLIHGYFSNAWTNWVRYGHAARLVEAGFRLIMPDLRGHGESGKPHDVAAYPPDALTDDNLALIDQLGLTDYDLGGYSLGARTTVRMLARGATPRRVVLAGMGLRGLVKTLDKGGYYKNVLTNLGTFERGTSEWMTEAFLKTTKGDPVAMLHILNTFVDTPAETIAKFAQPTEVICGADDQDNGIAQELADTLPNGRYVEIPGNHMNAVTRKELGEAIVRFLKD from the coding sequence ATGACCGACCTTGCAATGGAAAAGCTGGAGATCAAGGGCCTGGGCGGCCTGCCGATCGCCGTGCACGTGGCGGGGCAGGGGCGCGATCTGGTCCTCATTCATGGCTATTTTTCCAATGCCTGGACCAACTGGGTGCGCTACGGCCATGCCGCCCGCCTGGTGGAGGCGGGGTTCCGGCTGATCATGCCGGACCTGCGCGGTCATGGAGAGAGCGGCAAACCGCATGACGTCGCCGCCTATCCACCGGATGCCCTGACCGACGACAATCTGGCGCTGATCGATCAACTCGGCCTGACGGATTATGATCTGGGCGGATATTCGCTGGGCGCTCGCACTACCGTGCGGATGCTCGCGCGAGGGGCGACGCCACGCCGCGTCGTGCTGGCAGGCATGGGATTGAGGGGACTGGTAAAGACGCTGGACAAGGGCGGCTATTACAAGAATGTCCTCACCAACCTGGGCACCTTCGAACGTGGAACGTCGGAATGGATGACCGAAGCCTTTCTCAAGACCACCAAGGGTGATCCTGTCGCGATGCTGCACATTCTGAATACCTTCGTGGACACCCCAGCCGAGACGATCGCAAAATTCGCGCAGCCCACGGAGGTCATCTGCGGCGCTGACGATCAGGATAATGGGATAGCGCAGGAGTTGGCCGACACATTGCCAAACGGGCGCTATGTGGAGATACCCGGAAATCACATGAACGCGGTCACCCGTAAGGAATTGGGCGAGGCGATTGTGAGGTTTCTGAAGGACTGA
- a CDS encoding AMP nucleosidase, with protein sequence MTKSIGSAAVAQLERIYQTSIGNLREAMQAYGRDGSVPPPEARSDRRYCYPELRIIHHAETDAPPPGRSFARLSKPGLYVTTVTRPDMFADYLAEQIDLLVRDYGVEVETGISDQQIPFPYVLDGLDISALDGIPPTELARHFPATELAQIGDEIADGLFMPNAAGQRPLALFDGLRTDFSLARLKHYTGTPAEHVQRYILFTNYHRYVDEFVDWACAELQREATPYTALSGAGGLYVTRETADPARMIADSAWRRHQMPAYHLIAPNRSGITLVNIGVGPANAKTICDHLAVVRPEAWLMIGHCGGLRPSQRIGDYVLAHAYLRDDKVLDDMLPPEIPVPAIAEVQVALAKAAEAVLGGNDREDFKRRLRTGTVVTTDDRNWELRYSSSALRFSLSRAVGIDMESATIAAQGYRFRVPYGTLLCVSDKPIHGELKLPGQANRFYEEAIAGHLRVGLMTCELLRKEGPQLHSRKLRAFNEPPFR encoded by the coding sequence ATGACCAAAAGCATCGGCAGCGCGGCGGTCGCGCAACTTGAGCGGATTTATCAGACCTCTATTGGAAATCTCCGCGAGGCCATGCAGGCTTACGGCCGCGATGGAAGCGTGCCTCCACCGGAGGCCAGATCCGACCGCCGATATTGCTATCCAGAACTCCGCATCATCCACCATGCGGAAACCGACGCGCCGCCACCCGGCAGATCCTTTGCCCGTCTTTCAAAGCCCGGTCTTTATGTCACCACGGTAACGCGGCCGGACATGTTTGCGGACTATCTGGCTGAGCAGATCGACCTGCTCGTCCGGGATTATGGCGTGGAGGTGGAAACGGGGATCAGCGATCAGCAAATCCCCTTCCCTTATGTGTTGGACGGCCTGGACATAAGCGCGCTGGACGGCATACCCCCGACCGAACTCGCACGGCACTTCCCCGCGACCGAACTGGCGCAGATCGGTGACGAAATCGCCGATGGCCTCTTCATGCCCAATGCCGCAGGGCAAAGACCTCTTGCCCTTTTTGACGGGCTTCGCACCGATTTCTCGCTTGCCCGGCTGAAACATTATACGGGCACCCCGGCGGAGCATGTGCAGCGCTATATCCTCTTCACCAACTATCATCGCTATGTCGATGAATTCGTTGATTGGGCGTGCGCGGAACTGCAGCGTGAAGCTACACCTTACACCGCGCTGTCGGGTGCGGGCGGCCTCTATGTAACGCGCGAAACGGCCGATCCCGCGCGGATGATCGCGGATAGCGCCTGGCGCCGTCACCAGATGCCTGCCTATCATCTGATCGCGCCCAATCGGAGCGGGATAACGCTCGTCAACATCGGCGTTGGCCCCGCAAATGCCAAGACGATTTGCGACCATCTTGCCGTGGTGCGCCCCGAAGCGTGGCTGATGATCGGCCATTGCGGGGGCCTTCGCCCCAGCCAGCGGATCGGCGATTATGTGCTGGCCCACGCCTATCTCCGCGATGACAAGGTGCTGGACGATATGCTGCCGCCCGAAATTCCGGTGCCGGCCATTGCAGAGGTGCAGGTGGCGCTCGCCAAGGCCGCCGAAGCGGTGCTGGGGGGCAATGACAGGGAAGATTTCAAGCGGCGGCTGCGCACGGGTACGGTGGTGACCACCGACGATCGCAACTGGGAACTGCGCTATTCCAGTTCCGCCCTGCGTTTCAGCCTGTCCCGTGCTGTCGGCATCGACATGGAGTCAGCAACCATCGCGGCGCAAGGCTACAGGTTTCGTGTGCCGTATGGAACGCTACTTTGCGTTTCGGACAAGCCGATCCACGGAGAACTAAAGCTGCCGGGGCAGGCAAATCGCTTCTATGAAGAAGCGATTGCCGGGCATCTGCGCGTGGGATTGATGACTTGTGAACTGCTGCGGAAGGAAGGCCCGCAGTTGCATAGCCGCAAGTTGCGGGCTTTCAACGAGCCGCCCTTCCGCTGA
- a CDS encoding peroxiredoxin: protein MTIAKGDRIPSATFTRMTDNGPEQVSSEEFFAGRTVALFSVPGAFTPTCSAKHLPGFVEKAEALKEKGVDEIACTAVNDAFVMGAWGKSAGADDKVTMLADGNGDFAKAVGLTMDGSKFGMGTRGQRFSMIVKDGTIAELNVEEPGSFSVSSADHLLSQL from the coding sequence ATGACCATCGCCAAGGGGGATCGCATCCCTTCCGCCACCTTCACCAGGATGACCGATAATGGGCCCGAGCAGGTGTCTTCCGAAGAGTTTTTCGCAGGCCGGACCGTCGCCCTCTTTTCCGTACCGGGCGCATTCACCCCGACTTGCTCCGCCAAGCATTTGCCGGGTTTCGTCGAGAAAGCAGAAGCGCTGAAGGAAAAGGGCGTCGATGAAATCGCCTGCACCGCCGTCAACGACGCGTTCGTCATGGGCGCTTGGGGCAAGTCGGCGGGCGCGGATGACAAGGTCACCATGCTGGCGGACGGCAATGGCGATTTCGCCAAGGCGGTCGGCCTGACCATGGATGGGAGCAAGTTCGGCATGGGGACGCGGGGGCAGCGCTTCTCCATGATCGTCAAGGACGGCACGATTGCCGAACTGAACGTCGAGGAACCGGGCAGCTTCAGCGTATCATCCGCAGACCATCTTTTGAGCCAGCTCTGA
- a CDS encoding YqgE/AlgH family protein, translated as MNQSRSYAGQFLLALPGMEDMRFDHSVVAICVHDENGALGIAVSDEIDGVGLHDLLDSFDIDARNVPDVPVLRGGPVEPRRGFVLHSLDWKGQDIVEVGPDWGLSGSLEILKAIAEGAGPSRYIVALGYAGWGAGQLDREMTGESWFPAQCTADLLFDVPAGKKWAAAYAAAGVDASHLVSGAGSA; from the coding sequence ATGAACCAGTCACGCTCTTATGCCGGTCAGTTCCTGCTTGCCTTGCCGGGCATGGAGGACATGCGTTTCGACCATTCCGTGGTGGCGATATGCGTCCACGACGAAAATGGCGCCTTGGGAATCGCCGTGAGCGATGAGATCGACGGGGTGGGGCTGCACGATCTGCTCGACAGTTTCGACATCGACGCGCGCAATGTACCCGATGTGCCGGTGTTGCGAGGCGGGCCTGTCGAACCGCGCCGCGGCTTTGTGCTCCATTCGCTTGATTGGAAGGGGCAGGACATAGTGGAAGTCGGACCCGATTGGGGCCTGTCCGGATCTCTCGAGATATTGAAGGCGATCGCGGAGGGCGCCGGCCCCAGCCGCTACATTGTTGCACTCGGCTATGCGGGCTGGGGCGCGGGCCAACTGGACCGCGAAATGACGGGAGAAAGCTGGTTCCCGGCGCAATGCACTGCGGACCTGCTGTTCGACGTTCCGGCCGGGAAAAAATGGGCTGCCGCCTATGCAGCAGCCGGAGTCGATGCCTCTCATCTGGTAAGTGGCGCCGGCTCGGCCTGA
- the ahcY gene encoding adenosylhomocysteinase: MATAPAAQAQDYVIADISLAAFGRKEIEIAETEMPGLMALRQEFGATKPLKGARITGSLHMTIQTAVLIETLAELGAEIRWASCNIFSTQDHAAAAIAARGIPVFAVKGETLEEYWDYVIRIFDWGDTTCNMILDDGGDATMFALWGARVEAGEELFTPGNEEEEIFVATLKRFLVERPGYLTKTVAAIKGVSEETTTGVHRLYELAKKGKLPFPAINVNDSVTKSKFDNLYGCKESLVDAIRRATDVMLAGKVACVAGFGDVGKGSAASLRNGGARVLVTEVDPICALQAAMEGYEVVTMEEAATRADIFVTATGNEDVITVDHMRAMKNMAIVCNIGHFDSEIQIAGLNNMKWTEIKPQVDEVEFADGKKIIVLAKGRLVNLGCATGHPSFVMSSSFTNQVLAQIELWTKSDEYKNDVYVLPKHLDEKVAALHLEKLGVKLSKLTPKQAAYIGVTQEGPFKPDHYRY, encoded by the coding sequence GTGGCCACCGCACCCGCCGCTCAGGCGCAGGATTATGTGATCGCCGACATCAGCCTTGCCGCTTTCGGCCGCAAGGAAATCGAGATCGCCGAAACCGAAATGCCCGGCCTCATGGCGCTGCGCCAGGAATTTGGCGCTACCAAGCCGCTGAAAGGCGCGCGCATCACCGGATCGCTGCACATGACGATCCAGACCGCCGTGTTGATCGAAACGCTGGCGGAACTGGGCGCGGAAATCCGCTGGGCCTCGTGCAACATCTTCTCGACGCAGGACCATGCCGCAGCCGCCATCGCTGCGCGGGGCATCCCCGTCTTCGCCGTCAAGGGCGAGACGCTGGAGGAATATTGGGATTATGTCATCCGTATCTTCGATTGGGGTGATACGACCTGCAACATGATCCTGGACGATGGCGGCGACGCCACCATGTTCGCGCTGTGGGGCGCACGGGTTGAGGCAGGGGAAGAACTGTTCACGCCCGGTAACGAGGAAGAAGAAATCTTCGTCGCGACGCTCAAGCGTTTCCTGGTCGAACGTCCGGGCTACCTGACCAAGACCGTAGCCGCGATCAAGGGTGTGTCGGAAGAAACCACGACCGGCGTTCACCGCCTGTATGAACTGGCGAAGAAGGGCAAGCTTCCCTTCCCGGCGATCAACGTCAACGACAGCGTGACAAAGTCGAAGTTCGATAATCTCTACGGCTGCAAGGAATCGCTGGTCGATGCTATCCGTCGCGCAACCGACGTGATGCTGGCTGGCAAGGTCGCATGCGTTGCGGGCTTCGGCGACGTTGGCAAGGGTTCGGCCGCATCGCTCCGCAACGGCGGCGCACGCGTTCTGGTGACCGAAGTCGATCCCATCTGCGCGCTCCAGGCGGCGATGGAAGGCTATGAAGTCGTGACGATGGAGGAAGCGGCTACCCGCGCCGATATCTTCGTCACCGCGACCGGCAATGAAGACGTCATCACCGTCGATCACATGCGCGCGATGAAGAACATGGCGATCGTCTGCAATATCGGCCACTTCGACAGCGAGATCCAGATCGCCGGTCTCAACAATATGAAGTGGACGGAGATCAAGCCGCAGGTCGATGAGGTCGAATTCGCCGATGGCAAGAAGATCATCGTCCTGGCGAAGGGCCGTCTGGTCAATCTGGGTTGCGCCACCGGTCACCCCAGCTTCGTCATGTCGTCCAGCTTCACCAATCAGGTGCTGGCGCAGATCGAACTGTGGACCAAGTCGGATGAGTATAAGAACGACGTCTATGTCCTTCCCAAGCATCTGGATGAAAAGGTCGCTGCGCTTCACCTGGAAAAACTGGGCGTGAAGCTGTCCAAGCTGACCCCCAAGCAGGCCGCCTATATCGGCGTGACGCAGGAAGGGCCGTTCAAGCCGGACCACTACCGCTACTAA